A genome region from Akkermansiaceae bacterium includes the following:
- a CDS encoding S8 family peptidase, producing MADGRFPHLFLQGPSDQREDYSSPRRGGDGPRLRVQDRPTHAQHVRTSLENAWGDAANRQAVAHSTRQGVYLEFASEPGFDLALGSLESRRAGIKLLNVRKEGPEGSEVTRATVFIPQSKSSYFLQKAIQYATEDNPPRQDGTTTPKNATLIGSIGDVRAAILESSFWQDSRDRIPRETPEWVEAWLSSEDLGVIESFEGLCGELGIQRGEGSLSFPERTVRLILANRQQLESLIEHSEFIAEFRTAREVASFFVEQENADQAQWLEHLLSRTTIHRPNDVCVLVLDHGVNNGHRLLEPLLPDEDCHVAEPTWDVQDDHGHGTLMAGTAAYGDLLHYIASGEDIVIRHGLESAKILPPPPEANPRRLWGHYTARGISRAEIQGPPDRKRVICMAVTSEEALQQGRPSSWSGQIDELASGYSDDRRRLIIISAGNVKDPEDWKNFPASNITREVHDPAQAWNALSVGAYTEKTRIVDPMLASYTPLAEAGDISPFSSTSSTWPNRKWPIKPDVLFEGGNVAVGPNDSVFDTDDLKLLSTYRDPQIAQFASFDATSAASAQAAWMAARLQAEYPEAWPETIRGLIVHSAEWTETQRRKYLQNESKGAYHQLARICGYGVPNLERAISCAKNSLSLISQAALQPFDKHETQSRYVSKDMHVYRLPWPVDVLRDCGELPVQMRVTLSYFIEPSPGEVGWKDRYRYASHALRFELNGPGEEEVDFVQRVNRKAREDDLHPGTEGAADHWSLGETRNVGSIHSDVWTGTAAELAGSNLIAVHPAVGWWRERPHLGRFNKQTRYSLIMSFSLPRAETDIYTPVAVRLGVPTPVPISI from the coding sequence ATGGCCGACGGACGATTCCCCCACTTGTTCCTCCAAGGCCCGTCGGATCAACGGGAGGACTATAGCAGCCCTCGCCGAGGAGGTGATGGCCCTCGGCTACGCGTCCAGGATCGTCCAACCCATGCTCAACACGTCAGGACCTCCCTGGAGAATGCTTGGGGCGATGCGGCAAATCGACAGGCTGTGGCCCACTCCACCCGCCAGGGAGTCTACCTGGAGTTTGCCAGTGAGCCCGGATTCGATCTCGCCTTGGGGAGCTTGGAGTCGAGGCGGGCGGGGATCAAACTGCTGAATGTCCGCAAAGAGGGGCCGGAGGGTTCAGAGGTCACGCGAGCGACAGTATTCATCCCCCAAAGCAAGAGCTCATACTTCCTGCAAAAGGCCATTCAATACGCCACTGAGGACAATCCACCCAGGCAGGACGGGACCACCACACCGAAGAACGCAACGTTGATCGGCAGCATCGGAGATGTGAGGGCGGCCATCTTGGAGTCATCCTTTTGGCAGGATTCGCGTGATCGAATTCCAAGAGAAACGCCCGAGTGGGTCGAAGCGTGGCTGAGCAGCGAAGACCTCGGAGTCATCGAGTCGTTTGAGGGGCTCTGTGGGGAACTAGGAATTCAGCGTGGTGAGGGTTCTCTGAGCTTTCCGGAGAGAACCGTCCGGTTGATCTTGGCAAATCGGCAACAGTTGGAGTCGCTCATCGAACACTCGGAATTCATCGCCGAGTTTCGCACCGCCAGGGAAGTGGCCTCGTTCTTTGTCGAGCAGGAGAACGCAGATCAAGCACAGTGGCTGGAACACCTGCTTTCCCGAACCACGATTCATCGCCCCAATGACGTGTGTGTCCTCGTGCTCGACCATGGTGTCAACAATGGACACCGTCTCTTGGAGCCCTTACTCCCCGACGAAGACTGTCATGTTGCCGAACCCACATGGGACGTTCAGGATGATCATGGACACGGGACGCTGATGGCTGGAACGGCAGCGTATGGAGATCTGCTTCATTACATTGCATCCGGGGAAGACATCGTCATCCGGCACGGACTGGAGTCAGCGAAGATTCTCCCACCGCCCCCGGAAGCTAACCCACGGCGTTTGTGGGGACATTACACAGCCCGGGGCATCAGTCGGGCAGAGATCCAAGGCCCACCGGATCGCAAGCGGGTGATCTGCATGGCCGTCACCAGTGAAGAAGCCCTGCAACAAGGACGACCGTCCTCATGGTCGGGGCAGATCGATGAACTGGCTTCTGGATATTCGGATGACCGAAGGCGTTTGATCATCATCAGTGCCGGCAACGTCAAGGATCCCGAGGATTGGAAGAATTTTCCCGCATCGAATATCACTCGGGAGGTGCATGATCCTGCCCAGGCATGGAACGCCCTCAGCGTTGGTGCCTACACCGAGAAAACCCGGATTGTTGATCCGATGCTTGCCTCCTACACCCCCCTGGCTGAAGCCGGCGATATTTCGCCGTTCTCCTCCACTTCTTCGACCTGGCCCAATCGGAAATGGCCGATCAAGCCGGACGTTTTGTTTGAGGGTGGAAATGTTGCGGTCGGCCCCAATGATTCAGTCTTCGATACCGATGACCTCAAGCTGTTGTCGACCTATCGCGATCCCCAGATTGCACAATTCGCATCGTTCGATGCCACCAGTGCGGCTTCAGCACAAGCGGCTTGGATGGCTGCCCGGCTGCAGGCGGAGTATCCCGAGGCATGGCCGGAAACCATCCGCGGCTTGATTGTGCACTCCGCTGAATGGACGGAAACCCAGCGAAGAAAGTATCTGCAAAACGAGTCGAAAGGAGCCTACCACCAACTGGCCAGAATCTGCGGCTACGGGGTTCCGAACCTCGAAAGGGCGATTTCATGTGCAAAGAACTCGCTTTCCCTGATTTCCCAAGCAGCACTCCAACCCTTCGACAAGCATGAGACTCAAAGTCGGTATGTTTCAAAAGACATGCACGTCTATCGATTGCCGTGGCCGGTCGATGTTTTGCGAGACTGCGGCGAGTTGCCGGTTCAGATGCGGGTGACACTCTCCTATTTCATCGAACCGAGCCCCGGCGAGGTGGGCTGGAAGGATCGGTATCGTTATGCATCTCACGCTCTCCGCTTCGAGTTGAATGGTCCCGGTGAGGAGGAGGTGGATTTTGTTCAGCGTGTGAATCGGAAAGCACGGGAAGATGACTTGCATCCGGGCACCGAAGGAGCTGCGGATCATTGGTCACTTGGTGAAACCAGAAATGTCGGATCAATTCACTCCGATGTGTGGACGGGTACCGCCGCGGAACTTGCTGGCTCGAACCTGATCGCCGTACATCCCGCCGTGGGCTGGTGGCGTGAGCGACCCCATCTCGGGCGGTTCAACAAGCAAACGCGGTACTCCCTGATCATGTCGTTTTCGCTGCCCAGAGCGGAGACCGACATCTACACGCCAGTGGCGGTGAGGCTCGGGGTCCCTACTCCTGTCCCGATCTCAATCTGA
- a CDS encoding ATP-binding protein: MIRHLSFENFCSFRDSGELALTTGAKTPTDDSFTKSSCGDQVTVLAGVFGPNAAGKTNLLKLTAFLNFFIRHSYHHPVGDGDEIIPVDPFATKADDPTRVEMEFEGNGRVYRYAATLTRKTVIEERLSLRNPETKSFRIVLKRQEGARGALLTQDDDFTDLTAIRNLLKERPNASMLSAGLVTGRQEFKKVMASLGTFETNVDRMGKAEVVHGNRTSEIIRCGEYLRDNPHFVADIEARLKAADLGISGFHIKELEVLNDKTGATQKIPVPYVVHRSGEAQFELPLTHESAGTKRLFVLLRTFLPVLTDGGMAVIDEMESDLHPHLIPILLDLFVDPHTNPKRAQLLFTCHHMEILNLLAKEQIVFVEKDADNVSQVRRLSEVKGVRREENFFANYNAGRYEAVPEPERF; this comes from the coding sequence ATGATACGCCACCTGAGCTTTGAGAACTTCTGTTCGTTCCGGGATTCCGGCGAGCTCGCCCTGACCACCGGGGCGAAGACTCCCACCGATGATTCCTTCACCAAGTCCTCCTGCGGAGACCAGGTGACGGTGCTTGCCGGCGTGTTCGGACCGAACGCAGCCGGAAAGACCAACCTGCTCAAGCTGACGGCTTTCCTGAACTTCTTCATCCGCCATTCTTACCACCACCCAGTCGGGGACGGGGACGAGATCATCCCGGTGGATCCCTTTGCCACCAAGGCGGATGATCCGACCCGAGTGGAAATGGAGTTCGAAGGCAACGGCAGGGTCTATCGCTATGCGGCGACCTTGACGCGGAAGACCGTGATCGAGGAGCGGCTGTCACTCCGGAACCCCGAAACCAAGTCCTTCCGCATCGTGCTGAAGCGGCAGGAGGGAGCACGTGGAGCCCTGCTCACGCAGGACGATGATTTCACCGACCTCACCGCTATCCGCAATCTGCTCAAGGAGCGGCCGAATGCCTCGATGCTCTCCGCCGGTCTGGTCACAGGCCGTCAGGAGTTCAAGAAGGTGATGGCCTCGCTCGGCACCTTCGAGACCAACGTGGACCGTATGGGCAAGGCCGAGGTCGTCCATGGCAACCGCACCTCGGAGATCATCCGCTGTGGCGAATACCTGAGGGACAATCCTCACTTCGTCGCGGACATCGAGGCCCGGCTCAAGGCGGCGGATCTGGGAATCTCCGGCTTCCACATTAAGGAGCTCGAAGTTCTCAACGACAAAACCGGGGCGACCCAAAAGATTCCGGTGCCATACGTCGTGCATCGCTCGGGCGAGGCCCAGTTCGAGCTACCGCTCACCCACGAGTCCGCCGGCACCAAGCGGCTCTTCGTCCTGCTGCGGACCTTCCTGCCCGTGCTCACCGATGGCGGCATGGCTGTCATCGACGAGATGGAGTCCGACCTGCACCCGCACCTGATCCCGATCCTCCTGGATCTCTTCGTGGATCCGCACACCAATCCGAAGCGTGCCCAACTGCTTTTCACCTGCCACCACATGGAGATCCTGAACCTGCTCGCCAAGGAGCAGATCGTCTTCGTCGAGAAGGACGCGGATAACGTCAGCCAGGTGCGGCGGCTCAGCGAAGTCAAGGGAGTGCGGCGGGAAGAAAACTTCTTCGCCAACTACAACGCAGGTAGATACGAGGCCGTTCCTGAACCCGAACGATTCTAG